From the genome of Thauera chlorobenzoica:
TCAATCGGCATCGACCAGATCCCGCGGCGTGACCTGGCCCTGGCGGTACTGCTCGATCGAGCGTGCCAGGTGGGCGGCATTGGCGGGGGACTTCAGTAGATGGACGGTCTCCATCAAGCCGTTGAAGGTGTCGAGCGACATCACCACCGCATTGGGCGCATCCCGGCGCGCGATGACCGTGTAGTCGGCGTCGTCGATGACCTGATCGATCACGTTCTTGAGGTTGTTCCGCGCCTCCGAAAAATTCACTACACGCATGATGATGCCTTTTTGAGTTGTGCTATTTATTGCACAAGTCTAGGGCGCTGTGTGCGCGATTGCAAGACTGGCGCCCATGACTGCGAGCAACTCCAGGCGCAGGCAGCGCTGCGCTGACGACGGCGGCCGGCGTCAGGCGGCTGGCTGCGAGCACCCAGTCGCGGGTGTGCTGCGCCAGGATGCGGCGGTCGACCCCGTCCGTGGTCGGGCACGGGGGGGCGATGCGGATGCGGACGATGCTGCGGCGGGTGGCGATGATGTTGGCGATGCACTGCCCCAGGCTGAGGTCGCCGTCGTAGGCCGGGGCGCGGTTGTGGCCGCCGTCCGTGCTCAGGTAGCGTAGCGCCAGCGGCTGCACCGGGCGGCCGCAGGCGATCGCCGGCTGCAGCAGGGCGGCATGGAAGTGGAGCACCTCGGTGCCGTCGGTGGTCGTGCCTTCGGGAAAGATCGCGACGTTGCCGCCGGCCTCGAGCCGTGCGGCGGTCTCGGCGTTGATGATGCGGGCGTGGCCGCGGCTGCCGCGGCGCAGGAAGAGAGTGTCGTTGGTCGCCGCGAGCCAGCCGATC
Proteins encoded in this window:
- a CDS encoding type II toxin-antitoxin system Phd/YefM family antitoxin encodes the protein MRVVNFSEARNNLKNVIDQVIDDADYTVIARRDAPNAVVMSLDTFNGLMETVHLLKSPANAAHLARSIEQYRQGQVTPRDLVDAD
- a CDS encoding lysophospholipid acyltransferase family protein, with protein sequence MLRAWRYLRLGLHLVYGVATVALVYPFTGRDIHRALRRRWSRALLRILGIELEAEGEPIAPGCLLVANHISWVDIFAINALAPAAFVSKAEVRTWPLIGWLAATNDTLFLRRGSRGHARIINAETAARLEAGGNVAIFPEGTTTDGTEVLHFHAALLQPAIACGRPVQPLALRYLSTDGGHNRAPAYDGDLSLGQCIANIIATRRSIVRIRIAPPCPTTDGVDRRILAQHTRDWVLAASRLTPAAVVSAALPAPGVARSHGRQSCNRAHSALDLCNK